In a genomic window of Shouchella clausii:
- a CDS encoding glycoside hydrolase family 127 protein has protein sequence MLEQRNRHIRVTDDFWGRYIDVVKEKVIPYQWAALHDDIEGAAPSHAIENLKIAAGEAEGEFHGFVFQDSDVAKWIEAAAYALAERPDPKLEQRCDELIALISRAQQPDGYLNTHYTIKAPTKRWTNLRDNHELYVAGHLIEAAVAYYETTGKQALLDVVCKFADLIDQVFGPEPGKFRGYDGHQEIELALLKLYRVKGEPRYLRLAQFFIEERGKEPHFFDEEAKKRGEDGTFWYRGRYKYSQSHLPVRQQQEATGHAVRAVYMYTAMADLANETDDEQLAKVCRTLWDNVTNQQMYITGGIGSAEFGEAFTFAYDLPNDLAYTETCASIGLVFWAKKMLELEADSRYGDVMERALYNGTISGIQLDGTKFFYVNPLEVWPQAAKHRHDLKHVKTERQPWFGCACCPPNIARLLASIGQYIYTTKNQTGFIHLYIRNESTLTIGSGEVTLKMKSSFPWQGEVGLEVNPDTSRPFTLAFRIPNWASDYQLTVNGHFVDVEVRNGYAYVERTWQKGDHLSIEFPLETKVIHAHPQVRANAGKIALQRGPIVFCAEEADNGSNLQSVAIRCQENIDASFANDRLNGVIVLKGKGVRTVTANANESLYLPKEALQTEEVTLQFIPYYAWANRGEGEMAVWLRHI, from the coding sequence ATGCTTGAACAACGCAATCGCCATATACGCGTAACCGATGATTTTTGGGGGCGTTATATTGACGTAGTAAAGGAAAAGGTGATTCCTTACCAATGGGCAGCATTGCATGATGATATAGAAGGGGCGGCGCCGAGCCATGCGATTGAAAACTTAAAAATCGCTGCTGGCGAAGCGGAGGGCGAATTTCATGGCTTTGTTTTCCAAGACAGTGATGTGGCTAAATGGATTGAAGCGGCCGCTTATGCACTTGCCGAAAGGCCTGATCCTAAGCTGGAGCAACGCTGTGATGAACTCATTGCGCTCATTAGCCGTGCCCAACAACCGGATGGCTACTTAAATACGCATTATACGATCAAAGCGCCGACAAAAAGGTGGACCAATTTGCGCGACAATCACGAACTTTATGTAGCTGGGCATTTGATCGAGGCGGCAGTTGCTTATTATGAAACGACAGGAAAACAGGCGCTTTTGGATGTGGTGTGCAAGTTTGCCGATTTAATTGACCAAGTGTTTGGTCCTGAACCTGGGAAATTTAGAGGCTATGACGGCCATCAAGAAATCGAGCTTGCGTTATTAAAATTGTATCGCGTTAAAGGAGAACCACGCTATTTGCGGTTGGCGCAATTTTTTATAGAAGAACGGGGAAAGGAGCCCCACTTTTTTGACGAGGAAGCAAAAAAACGAGGCGAGGACGGAACGTTTTGGTACCGCGGTCGATACAAGTATTCACAATCACACCTACCTGTACGGCAGCAACAAGAAGCAACGGGCCACGCCGTTCGCGCCGTTTATATGTACACCGCTATGGCGGATTTAGCGAATGAAACAGATGATGAGCAGTTGGCGAAAGTGTGCCGAACGCTTTGGGACAATGTGACCAACCAGCAAATGTATATTACAGGCGGCATCGGCTCGGCAGAGTTTGGCGAAGCATTTACATTTGCTTATGACTTGCCAAATGATTTGGCTTATACAGAAACATGCGCTTCGATCGGGCTAGTTTTTTGGGCCAAAAAAATGCTGGAACTTGAAGCAGACAGCCGCTATGGCGATGTCATGGAACGGGCGCTCTATAATGGCACCATCAGCGGCATCCAGCTTGATGGGACGAAGTTTTTCTACGTGAATCCCCTTGAAGTGTGGCCACAAGCTGCCAAGCACCGCCACGATTTAAAGCATGTCAAAACAGAGCGCCAACCGTGGTTCGGCTGTGCATGCTGCCCGCCAAATATAGCGAGGCTGCTGGCTTCTATTGGCCAATACATTTATACAACGAAAAATCAAACTGGATTTATCCACCTTTACATCAGAAACGAATCGACGCTCACAATCGGTTCAGGTGAAGTGACACTGAAAATGAAGTCTTCCTTTCCATGGCAGGGAGAGGTGGGACTGGAAGTGAACCCAGACACGAGCAGGCCATTTACGCTTGCCTTCCGTATTCCAAACTGGGCAAGCGATTATCAACTCACTGTCAACGGCCACTTTGTCGATGTGGAAGTCCGCAACGGCTACGCTTACGTGGAGCGGACTTGGCAAAAAGGCGACCATCTTTCGATCGAGTTTCCGCTGGAAACGAAAGTGATCCATGCCCATCCACAGGTAAGAGCCAACGCTGGCAAAATTGCGCTGCAACGGGGACCTATCGTGTTTTGTGCGGAAGAAGCAGACAACGGCAGCAACTTGCAAAGTGTCGCAATCCGCTGCCAGGAAAACATCGACGCGTCCTTTGCTAATGATCGCTTAAATGGCGTGATCGTGCTCAAGGGAAAAGGCGTTCGTACAGTCACAGCCAATGCAAACGAGTCTCTCTATTTGCCTAAAGAGGCGTTGCAAACAGAAGAAGTGACATTGCAGTTCATCCCTTATTATGCCTGGGCAAACCGCGGCGAAGGCGAGATGGCTGTTTGGCTGCGCCATATATAG
- a CDS encoding AraC family transcriptional regulator, protein MESDYLMIHALEPVRYASAGRVETMKPFCHPTRTLDSYVLLIGIRGSLFIEQEGHLYEVGPGHTLLLKKGIKHRGIKPSKPGLSYYWFHFNLDNHRATYLDKKQMDEQIMRFRQEPYSHILASFIFIPTFFKPPAIERLNILFNQLTDLAQGGCRTHLGASYIMTSLLIELSEQLIASYASPLTKTSLQRDLSHIMEWIRVYANQPLTVKRVSDQFNYNPDYLTRQFKQHIGMSLQKYIILVKMTKAKDILSRTRRTIKEVAADVGIQDEKYFMRLFKKTEGMTPTAFRKAFYRIHLTNLKE, encoded by the coding sequence ATGGAAAGCGACTATTTAATGATTCATGCGCTAGAACCCGTTCGTTACGCATCGGCCGGGCGAGTCGAAACAATGAAGCCCTTTTGCCATCCTACCCGCACGCTGGACAGCTATGTATTGTTGATCGGCATTCGCGGCTCTTTGTTCATTGAGCAAGAAGGCCATTTATACGAAGTCGGTCCTGGCCATACGTTGCTTTTAAAAAAAGGCATTAAACATAGGGGGATCAAACCGTCTAAGCCTGGCTTGTCCTACTATTGGTTTCACTTTAATTTAGACAATCATCGTGCAACGTATCTAGACAAAAAACAAATGGACGAACAGATTATGCGCTTTCGGCAAGAACCGTACAGCCATATCCTTGCTTCATTCATTTTTATACCGACGTTTTTCAAGCCACCAGCAATCGAAAGGCTGAATATTTTGTTTAATCAACTAACAGACCTTGCCCAAGGAGGTTGCCGCACCCATTTAGGCGCCAGTTATATTATGACGTCATTGCTAATTGAATTATCAGAACAACTGATTGCCTCTTATGCTTCGCCTCTTACGAAAACGAGCCTCCAACGCGATTTATCCCACATTATGGAATGGATTCGGGTATACGCGAACCAACCTCTTACCGTTAAGCGTGTCTCCGACCAGTTTAATTACAACCCAGACTATTTAACGAGGCAGTTTAAACAGCATATTGGCATGTCTTTGCAAAAATACATTATACTTGTCAAAATGACAAAAGCAAAAGACATCTTATCGCGGACGAGACGCACGATTAAAGAAGTCGCTGCTGACGTTGGCATCCAAGACGAAAAATATTTTATGCGCCTCTTCAAAAAAACAGAAGGCATGACGCCGACTGCATTCCGCAAAGCGTTTTACCGAATCCATTTAACAAATTTAAAGGAGTAG
- a CDS encoding lantibiotic protection ABC transporter ATP-binding protein, with translation MMLETKQLSKRFGKQAAVADVSLRVPKNSIYGLLGPNGAGKSTTLKMLTGILRPSSGEILFDGRSWNRSMLKDIGSLIEAPPLYGNLTAFENVKVHALLRGLPTQRIEEVLHTVDLTYTGKKKAGQFSMGMKQRLGIAIALLNQPKLLILDEPTNGLDPLGIQELRELITSFPQKGMTVILSSHILSEVQLMADHIGIISEGRLGYQDSIKGEDDLERLFMEVVKTNRRK, from the coding sequence ATGATGTTAGAGACGAAACAACTGAGCAAACGCTTTGGCAAACAGGCTGCTGTAGCAGACGTGTCATTACGCGTACCAAAAAACAGCATCTATGGGTTGCTTGGCCCTAATGGTGCAGGAAAATCAACAACGCTAAAAATGTTAACGGGCATTTTACGCCCCAGTTCTGGGGAGATTTTATTTGACGGCCGCAGTTGGAACCGGTCTATGTTAAAAGACATTGGTTCTCTGATTGAAGCCCCGCCCCTTTATGGCAATTTAACAGCATTTGAAAATGTGAAAGTACATGCCTTATTGCGCGGGCTTCCTACACAACGAATCGAGGAAGTCCTCCATACCGTCGATTTAACTTATACTGGCAAGAAAAAAGCTGGCCAATTTTCGATGGGAATGAAACAAAGGCTCGGCATTGCCATTGCTCTTTTGAATCAGCCGAAATTGCTCATCCTTGACGAGCCGACGAACGGATTGGACCCACTTGGCATCCAAGAATTAAGGGAGCTGATTACGTCTTTTCCGCAAAAGGGCATGACCGTCATTTTATCAAGCCACATTTTGTCGGAAGTCCAATTAATGGCAGACCACATTGGCATCATAAGCGAAGGGCGCCTCGGCTACCAAGACAGCATCAAAGGCGAAGATGACTTAGAAAGGCTGTTTATGGAAGTTGTAAAAACAAACAGGAGGAAATAA
- a CDS encoding lantibiotic immunity ABC transporter MutE/EpiE family permease subunit produces the protein MFISYMKAENLKLKRTFARKMIGIVPLLTVAFSFIMNMEYFVYLTFNWWSIMFMPMMIALFCALVHVREKQASNYNGIYSAPVDLRLVWLAKASVIALYSLASQLIFLVVMFLIEAVVSIFPVGPFPVIAACFLLWATTLWQIPFCLMLAKKFGFAFSLIINLFGCLVLGIIAASKAYWWACPWSWPIRAMSPTIGIHPNGLPLEEGDPLLSMTVIPIAIILSLLLFAALLMISQKSFAFAVVQKSKQEVA, from the coding sequence ATGTTCATCTCATACATGAAAGCTGAAAACTTAAAGCTAAAAAGAACATTTGCGCGAAAAATGATTGGCATCGTCCCACTCTTAACAGTTGCTTTTTCTTTTATTATGAACATGGAATACTTTGTGTATCTCACCTTCAATTGGTGGTCGATCATGTTTATGCCGATGATGATTGCTTTGTTTTGTGCTTTGGTTCACGTCCGGGAAAAGCAGGCATCCAACTACAACGGCATTTATTCAGCCCCTGTCGATTTGCGGCTCGTTTGGCTAGCGAAAGCAAGCGTTATTGCCCTTTATTCCCTTGCTTCACAACTGATTTTTCTTGTGGTCATGTTTCTGATCGAAGCGGTTGTGTCCATTTTTCCAGTTGGTCCTTTCCCTGTTATCGCTGCTTGTTTCTTACTGTGGGCGACAACATTATGGCAAATTCCGTTTTGTCTCATGCTTGCCAAAAAATTCGGCTTTGCGTTTTCCTTGATCATTAACCTTTTTGGCTGCCTAGTATTAGGCATTATCGCCGCCTCGAAAGCTTACTGGTGGGCATGCCCGTGGAGCTGGCCGATCCGAGCAATGAGCCCAACGATTGGCATCCACCCAAATGGCTTGCCCCTTGAAGAGGGCGACCCATTGCTTAGCATGACAGTCATCCCGATCGCTATCATACTTTCTTTATTGTTGTTCGCAGCATTGCTTATGATCTCTCAAAAGTCTTTCGCTTTTGCTGTTGTGCAGAAGTCGAAACAGGAGGTGGCATAA
- a CDS encoding lantibiotic immunity ABC transporter MutG family permease subunit — protein MQLLRCLYADVLKTKRTAFMWLHLLAPLLYSAVCLLYFHARELEGAHIYELFMTPLAIALPFVVALVCGLTVSQEERAGHFQNIVGAPLPKLIPYFSKMTFLILLNGVSIFLAIGLLSLGFLLSNAELPLLPFLIGGAWLVATSVVLYFFYFFVSCLFGIGASALFGVAGLLMTALMGTGLGDAWWQYNPWAWGIRLSGYAGIVEFEQMEPAFLSFLQQEMRIGFMIVASVILFVTVISSMWFHRWEGKKASE, from the coding sequence GTGCAACTGCTACGATGTTTATATGCCGACGTTCTTAAAACGAAACGCACTGCTTTTATGTGGCTCCATTTACTTGCTCCACTGCTGTATTCAGCGGTATGCCTGCTTTATTTCCACGCCCGGGAACTCGAGGGCGCTCATATCTATGAGTTGTTTATGACGCCATTAGCGATTGCCTTGCCTTTTGTCGTTGCCCTTGTGTGCGGTCTGACTGTTTCTCAAGAAGAACGAGCGGGGCACTTCCAAAATATTGTCGGCGCTCCATTACCGAAACTCATTCCGTATTTTAGCAAAATGACATTTCTTATTTTGCTAAACGGCGTTTCCATCTTTTTGGCGATCGGTTTATTGTCGCTAGGTTTCCTCTTATCAAATGCCGAACTACCACTTCTGCCTTTTTTAATTGGCGGAGCATGGCTAGTTGCCACAAGCGTTGTTCTTTATTTTTTCTATTTTTTTGTTAGTTGTTTGTTTGGAATCGGTGCGTCTGCTTTGTTTGGCGTCGCTGGCTTGCTAATGACAGCGCTTATGGGCACAGGGCTAGGCGATGCTTGGTGGCAATACAACCCTTGGGCTTGGGGGATACGGTTATCCGGGTATGCGGGGATCGTCGAGTTTGAACAAATGGAACCCGCTTTCTTATCATTTCTTCAACAAGAAATGCGTATTGGGTTCATGATCGTCGCATCTGTTATACTATTCGTAACGGTTATAAGCAGTATGTGGTTTCATCGTTGGGAAGGAAAAAAGGCGTCAGAATAA
- a CDS encoding response regulator transcription factor, which produces MANILAVDDEQDILVLIENILQRDGHKVDTIAQADKVALNDFAGYDLILLDVMMPHINGFELCEKIRPIVDCPILFLTAKAEETAVVEGFTSGGDDYISKPFSIRELSARVNAHLRRENREKHHTKRVISGFVFDFDNKEVYINNQKLNLTKNEYKICAFLAQNKGRTFSRDQIYDEIYGLDGNALHGTITEFIRTIRKKCKEHEVDPIKTVWGIGYKWE; this is translated from the coding sequence ATGGCAAACATTCTTGCAGTCGATGACGAACAAGACATTCTTGTGCTTATCGAAAATATTTTGCAGCGTGATGGACATAAAGTCGATACGATCGCCCAAGCAGACAAAGTCGCTCTTAACGATTTTGCTGGTTACGACCTAATTTTGCTCGATGTGATGATGCCCCATATCAATGGGTTTGAGTTATGCGAAAAAATCCGGCCTATTGTTGATTGCCCAATTCTGTTTTTAACAGCGAAGGCAGAGGAAACCGCAGTCGTAGAAGGGTTTACAAGCGGTGGGGACGACTATATTTCAAAACCGTTTAGCATACGAGAACTCAGCGCTAGAGTAAACGCCCATTTGCGCCGAGAAAACCGGGAAAAACACCATACTAAACGGGTGATCTCAGGGTTTGTCTTCGACTTTGACAATAAAGAAGTGTATATTAACAACCAAAAGCTAAACTTGACAAAAAACGAATATAAAATTTGCGCCTTTTTGGCGCAAAACAAAGGACGCACATTTTCAAGGGACCAAATTTACGATGAAATTTACGGGTTAGACGGCAATGCCTTGCATGGCACGATTACTGAATTTATCCGCACCATCCGCAAAAAATGCAAAGAACACGAAGTCGACCCGATTAAAACAGTTTGGGGAATCGGATACAAATGGGAATAG
- a CDS encoding sensor histidine kinase, with amino-acid sequence MGIGNRNKTLRRELIFYMMTLGVSLTMVAALYLLLHIIALNAGFVYPANHYEREAEQLRPLLETVEQVTENMIPEMMSYAIFDKELNVKTKGTLSDKSLQTVQSMLANEPYTNHIRQTGYMVVERPDEIGVIEYPLRAEFRSPFLRQYLPNYELTSIALLVILLIATAFAVTTHFANRMKKQFKKLHSITKQIQEQNLDFIPEFSKIKEFDEIIDSLLEMKQSLQHSLNTQWHMEKAKGEQIGALAHDLKIPVTVIKGNAELLSLSGQQEEQSAYTHYILNAVHKIEQYISQLIHLSHTDGSLPLTLRKTDLAPFIEVLLADASAYKGSKNVKIVCQKNELTAAEVDKHLLHRALLNIVTNAIDYTPEQGSIFIEAACTPTTFHFTVTDTGKGFSAEALKRATELFFMEEKSRHPNNHYGIGLTFASNVAKLHNGSLSIENAASGGGSVHVAIPITAENWNEGMKME; translated from the coding sequence ATGGGAATAGGCAATCGAAACAAGACGCTGCGACGGGAACTGATTTTTTATATGATGACATTAGGCGTTAGCCTAACAATGGTGGCCGCCCTCTACTTGTTGCTTCATATCATCGCATTAAATGCAGGCTTTGTTTACCCAGCTAATCACTATGAACGTGAAGCTGAACAGCTGAGGCCGTTATTAGAAACAGTGGAACAAGTGACAGAAAACATGATCCCTGAGATGATGTCTTACGCCATTTTTGATAAAGAATTAAACGTCAAAACAAAAGGAACGCTATCGGACAAGAGTTTACAAACTGTACAAAGCATGCTTGCCAATGAGCCCTATACAAACCATATTCGCCAAACTGGCTATATGGTTGTTGAACGGCCCGATGAAATTGGCGTCATCGAATACCCATTGCGAGCGGAATTCCGTTCCCCTTTCTTGCGGCAGTATTTGCCGAACTATGAACTAACGAGCATCGCCCTGCTCGTCATCCTGCTTATTGCGACCGCTTTTGCTGTAACGACACACTTTGCCAACAGGATGAAAAAACAGTTTAAAAAACTCCATTCGATAACGAAACAGATTCAAGAGCAAAATCTCGATTTTATTCCTGAGTTTTCCAAAATCAAGGAATTTGATGAGATCATTGACTCCCTGCTGGAAATGAAACAGTCCCTCCAGCATTCATTGAACACGCAGTGGCATATGGAAAAAGCCAAAGGCGAACAAATTGGTGCCCTCGCCCATGACCTTAAAATCCCGGTAACGGTCATTAAAGGGAATGCAGAATTATTAAGCTTGAGCGGACAACAAGAAGAACAGTCGGCGTATACGCACTATATTTTAAACGCGGTCCATAAAATCGAGCAATACATTTCCCAATTGATCCACTTGTCCCATACAGACGGATCTTTGCCGCTGACATTACGTAAAACCGACTTAGCGCCATTCATTGAAGTGTTGTTGGCGGACGCTTCAGCCTATAAAGGAAGCAAAAACGTTAAAATCGTCTGCCAAAAAAACGAGTTAACGGCAGCTGAAGTCGACAAACATCTTCTCCATCGTGCTTTGCTAAACATTGTCACCAATGCGATTGATTACACACCTGAACAAGGATCTATTTTCATTGAGGCAGCCTGCACGCCAACGACTTTCCACTTTACTGTGACGGACACCGGCAAAGGGTTTTCTGCTGAAGCATTAAAGCGGGCGACAGAGCTCTTTTTTATGGAAGAGAAAAGCAGACATCCAAACAACCATTACGGCATTGGCCTTACTTTCGCTTCCAATGTTGCCAAGCTTCATAATGGCAGCCTCTCGATTGAGAATGCCGCTTCAGGAGGGGGTTCCGTTCATGTAGCGATTCCGATCACAGCCGAGAACTGGAACGAAGGGATGAAAATGGAATAG
- a CDS encoding carboxymuconolactone decarboxylase family protein: protein MARIEKSPIGQTPFQQLLGHNPNILEAWGNLATQLEREGSLSVELKEQVRRTLAQGNGCAYCKAKGEPDQHHVDEKTVLATGFADVFLKNRDAIDDKLFQLLREQFSTKEISELCAFIAFTTAQQYYGAMMGLEAESPNS from the coding sequence ATGGCAAGAATTGAGAAATCACCTATCGGCCAAACGCCATTCCAACAGTTGCTTGGCCATAATCCAAATATTTTAGAAGCATGGGGAAATTTGGCCACCCAACTAGAGCGGGAAGGAAGTCTTAGCGTGGAGCTAAAAGAGCAAGTTAGAAGAACACTTGCCCAAGGAAACGGCTGTGCTTATTGCAAGGCGAAAGGAGAGCCAGATCAGCACCACGTTGACGAGAAGACGGTGTTGGCGACTGGTTTTGCCGACGTTTTCCTTAAGAACAGAGATGCGATTGATGATAAGCTGTTCCAACTGTTGAGAGAGCAGTTTTCTACAAAAGAAATAAGTGAGCTTTGTGCGTTTATTGCCTTTACTACCGCCCAGCAATATTATGGCGCGATGATGGGGTTGGAGGCAGAGTCGCCAAATAGCTAG
- a CDS encoding Lrp/AsnC family transcriptional regulator: MKMDDTDRSLLKLLKQNSRLSMAELGRRVNLSSPSVAERVKRMESFGLIKKYTIEVDYEKLGLPIQCIVEASIKHGRYDAFKHYIQTLPNVEFCYRVAGKACYLLKLQFASFADAEAFIDSASPYASTVTHFIFSQVDCSLEG; the protein is encoded by the coding sequence ATGAAAATGGACGATACCGACAGAAGTCTATTAAAGCTTTTAAAGCAAAACAGCCGCTTGTCGATGGCAGAACTCGGGCGGCGCGTCAATTTGTCTTCACCATCGGTGGCAGAACGGGTAAAACGAATGGAATCGTTTGGATTGATCAAAAAATATACGATTGAAGTCGATTATGAGAAATTAGGCTTGCCGATCCAATGCATTGTCGAAGCATCGATTAAACATGGACGCTACGATGCGTTCAAACATTATATCCAAACGTTGCCGAACGTAGAATTTTGTTACCGCGTCGCAGGCAAAGCTTGTTATTTGCTCAAACTGCAATTTGCAAGCTTTGCCGACGCCGAAGCATTTATTGATTCTGCAAGCCCGTACGCGTCAACTGTAACTCATTTTATTTTCTCGCAAGTCGATTGCTCGCTGGAAGGCTAG
- a CDS encoding LysE/ArgO family amino acid transporter — translation MKAMGIAFLHGMILSIGLILPLGPQNLFIFNQGATHKKLLNAMPAVITASLCDTALILLAVMGVSAAVLAIPGLQVFLLVCGFIFLLWIGQSIWRAKPEHASAVDETLSMKKQVLFALSVSVLNPHAVLDTIGVIGTSSLRYESLSEKAIFALACIAVSWLAFFLLAAGGKTVRAIDKRGTWLVRVNKVSAICIWAMALLIGAQLVQIIF, via the coding sequence ATGAAGGCAATGGGAATCGCTTTTTTACATGGCATGATTTTATCAATTGGGCTCATATTGCCCCTCGGTCCACAAAATTTGTTCATTTTTAATCAAGGAGCGACACATAAAAAGCTGTTAAACGCAATGCCAGCTGTCATAACGGCATCATTATGCGATACGGCTCTCATTTTGCTTGCTGTCATGGGTGTGTCGGCAGCGGTGCTTGCTATTCCTGGACTGCAAGTGTTCTTGCTCGTTTGCGGGTTTATCTTTTTGCTATGGATCGGACAATCGATTTGGCGGGCAAAACCGGAACATGCCAGTGCCGTAGACGAAACGTTGTCAATGAAAAAGCAAGTGTTATTTGCTCTGTCCGTGTCAGTTTTAAATCCTCACGCGGTATTGGATACAATTGGCGTAATAGGCACGAGTTCGCTTCGCTATGAAAGTTTAAGTGAAAAAGCGATATTTGCGCTAGCATGCATTGCTGTTTCTTGGCTCGCTTTCTTTTTGCTTGCAGCTGGTGGGAAAACGGTGCGGGCGATCGATAAGAGAGGTACATGGCTTGTGCGCGTCAACAAAGTCTCGGCCATTTGCATTTGGGCGATGGCGCTGCTTATTGGCGCCCAACTCGTGCAAATCATTTTTTAA
- a CDS encoding PLP-dependent aminotransferase family protein: MEIQLDRHSQTTLFEQIYTRMLDRIYQGEWPPGTKLPPQRKLAEQLGVNRSTIIDVLDELKAEGWLESKTGSGTYVAHNSWQTLFPRQYHWKERIRAGIHQPNLQTIQLINEYETKEIIRLGTGELSPSLLPTKQLEEVWQSISLEPRTIGYSEPKGHKALRHAVAAHLQKRGIQTSPDCILIVSGALQALQLISLGLLPQHSTIYYEAPSYIESLHLFQSAGMRLSRLHSGAENMTYSKSQKHGLFYTIPTLNNPSGTILTEADRHDLYQHWTNLQIPIVEDDVYNELAFSTIPPAMKSFDTAGNVLYLGSLSKTVSPGLRIGWVVAPEPVVDRLADIKMQFDYGASGFSQLLAATWLASPHHEAHMRQLRENLQQRATFMEALLAKHFHNIAVWQKPKGGFYIWLRFHQPLVTKALFLKLLQKGVLIHPGYLYDRNNHHHLRLSFAYASLPELEKGIDLLAQAVKAMTT; encoded by the coding sequence ATGGAAATTCAACTAGACCGACACAGCCAAACAACCCTTTTTGAACAAATTTATACACGGATGCTTGACCGCATTTACCAAGGCGAATGGCCACCAGGAACAAAGCTTCCTCCTCAACGAAAATTAGCCGAGCAATTAGGGGTCAACCGCTCAACGATCATCGATGTCCTCGATGAGTTAAAAGCAGAAGGATGGCTCGAAAGCAAAACAGGGTCAGGCACGTATGTAGCCCACAATAGCTGGCAAACACTCTTCCCCCGTCAATATCACTGGAAAGAACGGATACGAGCAGGCATTCACCAGCCTAACTTGCAGACGATCCAGCTTATTAATGAATATGAAACAAAAGAGATCATCCGCCTGGGCACAGGGGAATTATCGCCTAGCCTCCTTCCGACAAAACAATTGGAAGAAGTGTGGCAATCGATTTCGCTTGAGCCGCGGACAATCGGGTATTCAGAGCCTAAAGGGCACAAAGCGCTTAGACATGCAGTAGCCGCCCATTTGCAAAAAAGAGGCATCCAGACATCCCCAGACTGCATTCTTATCGTCTCCGGCGCGCTCCAAGCACTCCAGCTCATCTCACTAGGATTGTTGCCACAGCATTCCACGATTTACTACGAGGCGCCCTCTTACATCGAGTCGTTGCATTTGTTCCAATCAGCGGGCATGCGCCTTTCTCGCCTTCATTCTGGCGCCGAAAACATGACGTACAGCAAGTCACAGAAGCACGGATTGTTTTATACGATCCCGACGCTAAACAATCCGTCAGGGACGATATTGACGGAGGCAGATAGACATGACCTCTACCAACATTGGACAAATTTGCAAATCCCGATTGTGGAAGACGATGTGTATAATGAGCTCGCTTTTTCCACCATCCCCCCGGCGATGAAATCGTTTGACACAGCAGGAAATGTCTTATATCTTGGCAGCCTTTCAAAAACGGTCAGCCCTGGATTAAGAATCGGTTGGGTGGTTGCCCCAGAACCAGTCGTCGATAGGCTAGCGGACATAAAAATGCAGTTTGATTATGGGGCCAGCGGCTTTTCCCAGCTACTCGCTGCCACTTGGCTCGCTTCGCCTCATCATGAAGCCCACATGCGGCAACTACGGGAAAACCTACAGCAACGGGCCACTTTCATGGAAGCATTGCTTGCCAAACATTTTCACAACATAGCCGTTTGGCAAAAGCCTAAGGGAGGGTTTTACATCTGGCTCCGCTTCCATCAACCGCTGGTGACGAAAGCACTCTTTTTAAAACTATTACAAAAAGGAGTCCTTATTCATCCAGGCTACTTATATGATCGAAACAACCACCACCATTTGCGGCTTTCGTTTGCTTACGCTTCACTTCCAGAGTTGGAGAAAGGAATCGATTTGTTGGCGCAAGCAGTCAAAGCGATGACGACTTGA
- a CDS encoding DinB family protein has product MHYHLHRQTEMEPRVNMLFSMVEENYERLRGLLEKVSEEELFYKGPGQAYNSIGQLLKHLAFVDLQWNYRIKEEPLPVELEKAYGPELDATGKLPAVESGSTIVDVLDAYDVVFQSFKETCKTLKDEELDKIIPYNDHTATIGWGIWHMADHSRYHQAHIVLMRKWFRQRQ; this is encoded by the coding sequence TTGCATTATCATTTACATAGACAAACAGAGATGGAGCCGCGCGTGAATATGCTCTTTTCGATGGTGGAGGAGAATTACGAGCGACTTCGGGGGCTTTTGGAAAAGGTGTCGGAAGAAGAGCTTTTCTATAAAGGGCCTGGCCAAGCATACAATAGCATTGGCCAGCTGTTGAAGCATTTGGCTTTTGTTGATTTGCAGTGGAATTACCGAATCAAGGAAGAACCTCTTCCTGTCGAGCTAGAAAAAGCATATGGGCCAGAACTTGATGCAACAGGGAAGCTGCCTGCCGTTGAGAGCGGCTCGACCATCGTCGATGTGCTCGATGCTTACGACGTCGTGTTCCAATCTTTTAAAGAGACGTGTAAAACGCTTAAGGATGAAGAGCTGGATAAGATCATTCCATACAACGATCATACAGCGACAATCGGTTGGGGCATTTGGCATATGGCTGACCATAGTCGTTACCATCAAGCCCATATTGTATTGATGCGAAAATGGTTTCGGCAGCGTCAGTGA